One Defluviitoga tunisiensis genomic window carries:
- the groES gene encoding co-chaperone GroES: MNVKPLGNRLLIKPVKEEKKTEGGIVLPDSAKEKPQKAEIIEIGKLEEDFDLKVGDKVIFSKYAGTEIKIDDVEYIIIDVDDVLAKIEE; the protein is encoded by the coding sequence ATGAATGTAAAACCATTAGGAAACAGATTACTTATCAAACCAGTAAAGGAAGAAAAAAAGACTGAAGGTGGAATAGTACTTCCAGATTCTGCAAAAGAAAAGCCTCAGAAAGCTGAAATCATAGAAATTGGTAAATTAGAAGAAGATTTTGATTTAAAGGTTGGAGACAAAGTGATATTTTCAAAGTACGCAGGTACAGAAATTAAAATTGATGACGTAGAATATATTATTATTGACGTCGACGATGTACTAGCAAAAATAGAAGAATAA
- the fsa gene encoding fructose-6-phosphate aldolase: protein MEIFLDTANIDEIKKGVDWGIVDGVTTNPTLVSKEQALFEERIKEICDVVQGPVSAEVVSTKYEGMVEEAQKLAKLSEHVVVKIPLIPDGIKAIRTLSRKGIKTNATLVFSPLQALLAAKAGASYVSPFIGRMDDIGNTGMTIVEEIMDIFINYGYDTKVIVASVRHPQHVLEAALIGADVVTMPFGVLEKMFKHPMTDIGLENFLKDWEKYQEYLKNKDKN from the coding sequence ATGGAAATATTTTTAGACACAGCAAATATTGACGAAATTAAAAAAGGTGTTGACTGGGGCATAGTTGATGGTGTAACTACAAATCCAACCTTAGTTTCAAAAGAACAAGCTCTATTTGAAGAAAGGATTAAAGAAATATGTGATGTTGTTCAGGGTCCAGTTAGTGCAGAGGTAGTTTCAACAAAATATGAAGGAATGGTTGAAGAGGCACAAAAATTAGCTAAATTAAGCGAACATGTTGTAGTTAAAATTCCATTGATACCGGATGGAATAAAAGCTATCCGAACTTTATCTAGAAAAGGCATTAAAACTAATGCTACTCTTGTTTTTAGCCCTTTACAAGCTTTACTTGCTGCAAAAGCGGGAGCTAGTTATGTTAGTCCTTTTATAGGAAGAATGGATGATATAGGTAATACTGGCATGACTATTGTAGAAGAAATAATGGACATTTTTATTAATTATGGTTACGATACTAAAGTAATAGTTGCTAGTGTCAGACATCCACAACATGTATTAGAAGCGGCTTTAATTGGAGCAGATGTTGTTACTATGCCATTTGGTGTTTTAGAAAAAATGTTTAAGCATCCTATGACAGATATTGGTCTTGAAAATTTTCTTAAAGACTGGGAAAAATATCAGGAATATCTCAAGAATAAAGATAAGAATTGA
- a CDS encoding large ribosomal subunit protein bL35: MAKIKTKSSAKKRFKVTKSGKILRHRNNVGHNTGSKRSKHMNRLTKEVEVPKSLKKKVEKALGLKG; this comes from the coding sequence ATGGCTAAAATAAAAACAAAAAGTTCTGCCAAAAAAAGATTTAAAGTTACAAAAAGCGGTAAAATACTAAGACATAGAAATAATGTTGGCCATAACACTGGTTCAAAAAGAAGCAAACACATGAATAGACTTACTAAAGAAGTTGAGGTTCCAAAATCCCTAAAGAAAAAAGTTGAAAAAGCTTTGGGATTAAAAGGTTAA
- the infC gene encoding translation initiation factor IF-3, producing the protein MAKNEEIKVKKVLLIDQDGNKIGEVSTKEALKLAQEAGLDLVLVAPNARPPVARMMDYGKYLYEKEKKEKQAKKKQKKQVVKEMKFRLRIDDHDFNTKLKKIREFLEDGYKVRVVVMFLGRDIMFKEQGTELLNRIIAQTSDLATVARGPKLLGKDMDIILEPSKDPKK; encoded by the coding sequence ATCGCTAAAAATGAAGAGATAAAAGTCAAGAAAGTTTTATTAATTGATCAAGATGGAAACAAAATTGGAGAAGTCAGTACAAAAGAAGCTTTAAAATTAGCTCAAGAAGCTGGACTTGATTTGGTTCTAGTTGCCCCTAATGCGAGACCTCCTGTTGCTAGAATGATGGATTACGGAAAGTATCTTTACGAAAAAGAAAAAAAGGAAAAACAAGCTAAGAAAAAACAAAAAAAGCAAGTTGTTAAAGAAATGAAGTTTAGATTGAGGATCGACGATCATGATTTCAACACTAAATTAAAGAAAATTAGAGAATTTCTAGAAGATGGTTATAAAGTTAGAGTTGTTGTGATGTTTTTGGGAAGAGATATTATGTTTAAAGAACAAGGTACCGAGTTATTGAATAGAATTATAGCCCAAACATCAGATTTAGCAACTGTAGCGCGTGGGCCAAAGTTGTTAGGTAAAGATATGGATATAATTTTAGAACCTTCAAAAGATCCAAAAAAATAA
- a CDS encoding TldD/PmbA family protein — translation MNNIQQILEKALLLIKNNDCKGQINVFSVENKNASFSSGKLEQLSEGEQGSVGIKIISKEGKIATSTTNILSEKGINQAVEKAIQMVKYTQPDEAHDVSDEEEFTYIDWAFDVDTKNMSLNEVMELAQNLEQKAKKSDPRIKFVRGASYETSLTRIYFANTNGLYKNALFTNAGASISLAAIDDQNSAMGFDFEVAQSARLIEIDRIVRNSVDLAISGLSAEVLRSGRYDIILSPVAAGMLISTLTTPLSGENVYKGKSFLKDRLGEKVANNVVNLIHDPMNGSAPLIASFDNEGTNTSRFNIIENGVLKSYLHSIYSANKFNTKPTGNSFAYIESPNPSIGTINMHLISNKTRKEIINVPKALYVTNIMGLHTADPISGRFSVQISGRVIENGEFVGSFRGMTLAGTLQELLNNLESVGSDFKYFGNVAGSTTLIRNLSVGGK, via the coding sequence ATGAATAATATACAACAAATTTTAGAAAAGGCTTTATTACTTATAAAAAATAATGATTGTAAAGGTCAGATTAATGTTTTTTCTGTAGAGAATAAAAATGCTTCTTTTAGCAGTGGAAAACTCGAACAACTTTCTGAAGGAGAACAAGGATCTGTTGGAATTAAAATTATTAGTAAAGAAGGAAAAATAGCAACATCAACAACAAATATTTTATCGGAAAAAGGGATTAACCAAGCTGTAGAAAAGGCTATACAAATGGTTAAATATACTCAACCAGATGAAGCTCATGATGTTTCTGATGAAGAAGAATTTACTTATATTGATTGGGCTTTTGATGTAGATACCAAAAATATGAGCTTAAACGAAGTTATGGAATTAGCTCAAAACCTTGAACAGAAAGCAAAAAAAAGCGATCCAAGAATTAAATTTGTTCGTGGGGCAAGTTATGAAACCTCTCTTACAAGAATATATTTTGCAAATACCAACGGTTTATATAAAAATGCTTTGTTTACAAACGCAGGCGCTTCTATTAGTTTGGCTGCAATAGATGATCAGAATTCTGCTATGGGATTTGATTTTGAGGTGGCTCAAAGCGCCAGATTAATAGAAATAGATAGAATAGTAAGAAATTCTGTCGATTTGGCAATCTCTGGGTTAAGTGCAGAAGTATTAAGGTCCGGTAGATACGATATAATTCTAAGCCCAGTTGCAGCTGGAATGTTAATCTCAACGCTAACTACTCCTCTATCAGGAGAAAATGTATATAAGGGTAAATCGTTTTTAAAAGACCGTCTGGGAGAGAAAGTTGCAAATAACGTTGTAAACTTAATACACGATCCTATGAATGGTTCTGCGCCTCTCATAGCTTCTTTTGATAATGAAGGAACAAATACATCTCGCTTTAATATTATTGAAAACGGAGTTTTAAAGAGTTATTTACACAGTATTTATTCTGCAAATAAATTTAACACCAAACCAACAGGTAATTCATTTGCGTATATTGAGAGTCCTAATCCTTCTATAGGAACCATTAATATGCATCTTATATCTAATAAGACAAGAAAAGAAATCATAAATGTCCCGAAAGCTCTTTATGTTACAAATATAATGGGTTTACATACAGCGGATCCTATTTCAGGTAGATTTTCAGTTCAGATTAGTGGAAGAGTTATTGAAAATGGAGAATTTGTAGGTAGTTTTAGAGGAATGACTTTAGCAGGGACACTACAGGAATTATTAAACAATCTTGAGTCAGTTGGGTCGGATTTTAAATATTTCGGAAACGTAGCAGGCTCTACAACACTTATAAGGAATTTAAGTGTAGGTGGAAAATAA
- a CDS encoding YraN family protein: MNTKGKKYEDIAANVLNIKGYKIISRNFSCKLGEIDIIALKGGILHFIEVKGGKDTFGDPAYRVNYKKLEKIMKVGDFFISINKQLSFEEVQIDVISITDDGKINYYPSQRL; encoded by the coding sequence ATGAATACAAAAGGAAAAAAATATGAAGATATTGCAGCCAACGTTCTTAATATAAAGGGTTACAAAATAATTTCAAGGAACTTTTCGTGCAAACTCGGCGAAATAGATATAATTGCACTCAAAGGAGGAATCTTGCATTTTATAGAGGTTAAAGGTGGAAAAGATACCTTTGGAGATCCCGCATACCGAGTTAATTATAAAAAACTAGAAAAAATAATGAAGGTAGGAGATTTCTTCATTTCTATTAATAAACAACTTTCCTTTGAAGAGGTTCAAATTGATGTTATTTCAATTACCGATGATGGAAAAATAAATTATTATCCATCACAAAGATTATAA
- a CDS encoding N-glycosylase/DNA lyase, with product MEKLLTEHNLIIEVEKLKKIIKDKVEQRFLEFKKLGEEGDELDLYSELCFCILTANWKAKGGIKAQKLITKVGFAEYPEEQLVSLLKKIGHRFPNTRAKYIIENRWIIGDLKSLIQQHYVNARTFLVDKIKGIGWKESSHFLRNTGVEDVAILDKHILKIMKTYQLIEDFPKPGWNKSSYLKLEKILKDFAEKVKEPVGKLDLYLWYLETNSIDK from the coding sequence ATGGAAAAGTTATTGACAGAACACAATTTAATAATAGAGGTAGAAAAACTAAAAAAAATCATAAAAGATAAAGTAGAGCAACGATTTCTAGAATTTAAGAAGTTAGGTGAAGAAGGAGATGAACTAGATTTATATAGTGAGTTATGTTTTTGTATTTTAACTGCAAATTGGAAAGCCAAAGGAGGAATTAAAGCTCAAAAGCTAATTACAAAAGTTGGTTTTGCCGAATACCCCGAAGAACAACTAGTATCTTTATTAAAAAAAATAGGACACAGATTCCCAAATACAAGAGCAAAATATATAATTGAAAACAGATGGATTATAGGCGATTTAAAAAGCCTTATTCAGCAACATTATGTAAATGCAAGAACTTTTCTTGTTGACAAAATTAAAGGCATCGGATGGAAAGAATCAAGTCATTTCCTTAGAAATACAGGAGTTGAAGATGTAGCCATTTTAGATAAGCATATTCTAAAAATTATGAAAACTTATCAACTTATTGAAGACTTTCCAAAACCGGGTTGGAACAAAAGTAGTTACTTAAAGCTAGAAAAAATTCTTAAAGATTTTGCAGAAAAAGTTAAAGAACCTGTGGGAAAATTAGATCTTTATCTGTGGTACCTTGAAACTAATAGTATAGACAAATAA
- the gatC gene encoding Asp-tRNA(Asn)/Glu-tRNA(Gln) amidotransferase subunit GatC, which produces MEIDEKLLIRLEKLSNIDLKDSEKELIKNDLNDLLKYMEILENVDTEGIEEMVSPIKVNSSILRQDQVKKFENIEDIIKNFPESKDNLLRIPGIHI; this is translated from the coding sequence GTGGAAATAGACGAGAAATTGTTAATTAGATTAGAAAAACTATCTAACATAGATTTAAAAGATAGTGAAAAGGAATTAATAAAAAATGATTTAAACGATTTATTAAAATACATGGAAATATTGGAAAATGTGGATACTGAAGGGATAGAAGAAATGGTATCACCAATTAAAGTAAACAGTTCTATTTTAAGACAGGATCAAGTTAAAAAATTTGAAAACATTGAAGATATAATAAAAAATTTCCCTGAAAGTAAAGATAACCTATTGAGGATACCAGGTATTCACATTTAG
- the rplT gene encoding 50S ribosomal protein L20 translates to MRVKRSLNARKKRKMYLKAAKGYRGSLSRRYKLARQQYYRSGQYAYSGRKQKKSDYRKLWITRINAASRAQGLKYNEFIHGLKLANININRKMLSELAINDPDSFNEYMKIAKQTLATK, encoded by the coding sequence ATGAGAGTTAAAAGGTCTCTAAATGCCCGAAAAAAGCGAAAAATGTACCTAAAAGCAGCAAAAGGGTATAGGGGTTCATTAAGCAGAAGATACAAACTTGCAAGACAACAATATTATAGATCAGGGCAATATGCTTACAGCGGAAGAAAACAGAAGAAAAGTGATTACAGAAAACTGTGGATTACTAGAATAAATGCAGCCTCTCGGGCTCAGGGATTAAAATATAACGAGTTCATTCATGGCTTAAAGTTAGCTAATATTAATATCAACAGGAAAATGCTCTCAGAACTTGCTATTAATGATCCTGATAGTTTCAACGAGTATATGAAGATTGCAAAACAAACCCTTGCAACCAAATAA
- a CDS encoding FmdB family zinc ribbon protein, producing MMTLPMYRYKCKKCGHEFTVLHSMNENPEIHCELCNGAAQRVLSRVAVIFKGDGYYITDSKKEHNHLSSEENNSHNNCMNCEHVVD from the coding sequence ATGATGACATTGCCAATGTACAGGTATAAATGTAAAAAGTGTGGTCACGAATTTACTGTTTTACACTCCATGAATGAAAATCCCGAAATTCACTGTGAACTCTGTAATGGAGCTGCTCAAAGGGTTCTTAGTAGAGTTGCTGTTATTTTTAAAGGTGATGGTTATTATATAACAGATTCAAAAAAAGAACATAATCACTTAAGCAGTGAAGAAAATAATTCTCATAATAATTGCATGAATTGTGAACATGTTGTAGATTAA
- a CDS encoding TldD/PmbA family protein, translating to MELSKEQYIEILNHSLSSGGEYSEIFLENSYGTNILYDNGKIEKVNFSSSSGASLRVVSKEETIFAHTNEPTFENLMDLAKTLKKIASERFDNREILKVKELKECEKRDFSPFQIPFDQVEIDKKVEKVLKGVNLLKDADSRIKQITVSYSDSSRKVKVINSEGIIAEDIRNYPRYGVTVIGEDEEGNLFMGYAGDAANAGFEFFTDEMIRIVVEDAVRQVIAQIEGEDAPAGEFTVVISSEAGGTMIHEACGHGMEADLVLSGSVYRDKIGQKIASEKITVVDDGTIMNKRGTLNYDDEGTPTKRTVLIDKGVLKGYMHSKITAKKFSAEPTGNGRRESYMVLPIVRMRNTLILPGEDNPEDIIKSVDYGIFVRKMGGGQVDVISGDFQFGINEGYIIKNGEITKPIRGASLVGNGLKVLESIDMVGNDLGYGVGTCGKDGQAAPVSDAQPTIRIPKMVVGGIVKGGNE from the coding sequence GTGGAATTAAGCAAAGAACAGTACATAGAAATATTAAATCATTCTCTCTCTAGTGGGGGTGAATATTCAGAGATCTTTTTAGAAAACAGTTATGGAACAAATATTTTGTACGATAATGGAAAAATTGAAAAAGTCAATTTCTCTAGTAGTAGTGGGGCTAGTTTGAGAGTTGTATCCAAAGAAGAAACTATATTTGCTCACACAAACGAACCTACTTTTGAAAACCTTATGGATCTTGCAAAAACCTTGAAAAAAATAGCCTCAGAAAGATTCGATAATCGCGAAATATTAAAAGTTAAAGAATTAAAAGAGTGTGAAAAAAGAGATTTTTCCCCTTTTCAAATTCCTTTTGATCAAGTTGAAATAGATAAAAAGGTTGAAAAAGTTCTAAAAGGTGTTAATTTATTAAAAGATGCAGATAGTAGGATAAAACAAATTACAGTTTCATATTCAGATAGCAGCAGAAAAGTAAAAGTTATTAATTCAGAAGGAATTATAGCAGAAGATATTAGAAATTATCCTCGTTATGGAGTCACGGTTATAGGTGAAGATGAAGAAGGTAACCTATTTATGGGATATGCAGGAGACGCAGCAAATGCAGGATTTGAATTTTTCACAGATGAAATGATTAGAATAGTTGTAGAAGACGCTGTAAGACAAGTTATAGCACAGATTGAAGGAGAAGACGCTCCAGCAGGAGAATTTACAGTTGTAATTTCATCCGAAGCAGGAGGTACTATGATACACGAGGCATGTGGACATGGTATGGAGGCAGACTTAGTTTTATCAGGTTCTGTATATAGAGATAAGATTGGTCAAAAGATTGCATCTGAGAAAATTACAGTTGTAGATGACGGAACAATTATGAATAAAAGAGGTACTCTAAATTATGATGATGAAGGTACACCTACAAAAAGAACAGTATTAATTGATAAAGGTGTTTTAAAAGGATACATGCATTCAAAAATAACTGCTAAAAAGTTTTCTGCTGAACCAACAGGAAATGGGAGAAGGGAATCTTATATGGTTTTACCAATAGTTAGAATGAGAAATACCTTGATTTTACCTGGAGAGGATAATCCTGAAGATATTATAAAGTCCGTAGATTACGGTATTTTTGTAAGAAAAATGGGTGGAGGACAAGTAGACGTTATAAGCGGTGATTTTCAGTTTGGAATCAACGAAGGATATATTATAAAAAATGGTGAGATAACAAAACCAATTAGAGGAGCAAGTTTGGTTGGTAATGGTCTTAAAGTACTTGAAAGTATAGATATGGTTGGAAATGATCTTGGTTATGGGGTAGGTACGTGCGGAAAAGATGGTCAAGCAGCACCTGTTTCAGACGCTCAGCCAACCATTAGAATTCCAAAAATGGTTGTTGGGGGAATAGTTAAAGGAGGAAATGAATGA
- the groL gene encoding chaperonin GroEL (60 kDa chaperone family; promotes refolding of misfolded polypeptides especially under stressful conditions; forms two stacked rings of heptamers to form a barrel-shaped 14mer; ends can be capped by GroES; misfolded proteins enter the barrel where they are refolded when GroES binds), translating into MAKMLKFNEEARRALEKGASVVADAVKITLGPKGRNVVLEKSWGSPTITNDGVSIAKEIELKDKFEALGAELLKEVASKTNDVAGDGTTTATVLAQAMIKEGLKNVAAGANPILMKNGIAKATDKAVEHIRNSSRKLSSKDEIAHVAAISADSEEIGSLIAEAMDKVGEDGVITVEDSKTLDTYVEFTEGMQFDRGYISPYFVTNAEKMEAELKEPYILITEQKISAVKELIPLLEKVAQTRKPLVIIAEDVEGEALSTLVLNKLRGTLESVAVKAPGFGDRRKEMLRDIAILTGGTVVTEELGLTFENITLNDLGQADLVRVGKEDTIIVGGKGNSEDIKDRIKQIRAQIENTTSDYEKETLQERLAKLSGGVAVIKVGAATETELKEKKHRIEDALSATRAAVEEGIVAGGGVTLLRARKVVEEFANQLSGDEKVGALVVAKALDAPIRQIIINAGLEPAPILQKILENNDIAFGFDALKEKYVNMYEAGIIDPTKVTRSALQNASSIASMLITTEVLVVEEPKEETAPAMPESPDMMY; encoded by the coding sequence ATGGCAAAAATGTTAAAATTCAATGAAGAAGCTAGGAGAGCCTTGGAAAAAGGAGCTAGCGTAGTAGCAGATGCTGTAAAGATAACTTTAGGTCCAAAAGGAAGAAATGTGGTACTTGAAAAAAGTTGGGGATCACCAACAATAACAAATGATGGAGTTTCAATTGCTAAAGAAATTGAACTTAAGGATAAATTTGAAGCGTTAGGTGCAGAGCTATTAAAAGAAGTTGCTTCTAAAACAAACGATGTAGCAGGAGACGGAACAACTACCGCCACAGTTTTAGCTCAAGCAATGATTAAAGAAGGGTTAAAAAACGTTGCTGCAGGGGCAAACCCGATCTTAATGAAGAATGGTATTGCAAAAGCTACTGATAAAGCTGTCGAACACATTCGCAACTCAAGTAGAAAACTTTCAAGTAAAGATGAAATTGCTCATGTTGCTGCAATTTCTGCAGATAGTGAAGAAATTGGAAGTTTAATTGCAGAAGCTATGGATAAAGTTGGGGAAGATGGAGTTATTACTGTTGAAGATTCAAAAACATTGGATACCTACGTTGAATTTACAGAAGGTATGCAGTTTGATAGAGGATATATATCTCCATATTTTGTAACAAATGCTGAAAAAATGGAAGCTGAATTAAAAGAACCATATATTTTAATAACCGAACAAAAAATATCTGCTGTTAAAGAGTTAATACCTCTTCTAGAAAAAGTTGCTCAAACCAGGAAACCTTTAGTAATAATAGCTGAAGATGTGGAAGGAGAAGCGCTATCTACCCTAGTATTAAATAAGTTAAGAGGAACTTTAGAATCGGTTGCTGTGAAAGCTCCTGGTTTTGGAGATAGAAGAAAAGAAATGCTGCGAGATATAGCTATACTAACAGGTGGAACAGTTGTAACAGAAGAGCTTGGACTTACATTTGAAAATATCACTTTGAATGATCTTGGACAAGCTGATCTTGTTAGAGTTGGTAAGGAAGACACTATAATTGTTGGTGGAAAAGGGAATTCAGAGGATATAAAAGATAGAATTAAACAAATTCGAGCACAAATTGAGAATACGACATCTGATTATGAAAAAGAAACTTTACAAGAAAGATTAGCAAAATTGTCTGGAGGAGTAGCTGTCATTAAAGTTGGTGCTGCAACAGAGACAGAATTAAAAGAAAAGAAACATCGAATAGAAGACGCTTTATCTGCAACAAGAGCTGCTGTTGAAGAAGGTATTGTTGCTGGTGGTGGAGTAACTTTACTAAGAGCGCGCAAAGTAGTTGAGGAGTTTGCTAACCAACTATCTGGAGATGAAAAAGTAGGTGCTTTGGTAGTGGCTAAAGCTTTGGATGCTCCTATCAGACAGATTATAATTAATGCTGGATTGGAACCTGCGCCTATTTTACAGAAAATATTAGAAAACAACGACATTGCATTTGGTTTTGATGCCTTGAAAGAGAAATATGTTAACATGTATGAAGCAGGTATAATTGATCCTACAAAAGTTACAAGAAGTGCACTACAAAATGCATCATCTATTGCGTCAATGTTAATTACAACCGAAGTTTTGGTAGTAGAAGAACCTAAAGAAGAAACCGCACCTGCGATGCCAGAGTCTCCAGATATGATGTATTAA
- a CDS encoding aldo/keto reductase gives MKYKQFGRTNMNVSVVGLGAWEIGGNWGPIEEEHALKLLNLAYINGVNFFDTAPVYGFGKSEEVIGKFLNQIPRDKVYIATKCGLEWDSRGRIRNNLKKDRVLKEIDDSLTRLNTDYIDLYQIHWPDPNTSLEETSEALQKILDDGKARYIGVSNLNAHQIEELCEYIDIVSTQNYYNMLVRNVEKELFPIINKFNLTLIPYSPLAKGLLTGKMTEDFEPSKNDPRSGDRIFWDKKLFLENLDKVEKIKEISNRLGKPLSQIAINWLLFHEEVSTVIAGTKNEKHLIENIKASDWEMTKDLIEEINKILF, from the coding sequence TTGAAATACAAGCAATTTGGTAGAACTAACATGAATGTTTCTGTTGTTGGTTTAGGTGCATGGGAAATTGGAGGAAACTGGGGCCCAATAGAAGAAGAACATGCTTTAAAATTGTTGAATTTAGCTTATATTAATGGAGTTAATTTTTTTGATACTGCTCCTGTATACGGCTTTGGTAAATCAGAAGAGGTAATAGGAAAGTTTTTAAATCAAATACCTCGGGATAAAGTTTACATTGCTACTAAGTGTGGTTTAGAATGGGACAGCAGGGGTAGAATTAGAAACAACTTAAAAAAAGATAGAGTGTTGAAAGAAATTGATGACTCTTTAACTCGGTTAAATACAGATTATATTGATCTTTATCAAATTCATTGGCCGGATCCGAATACTTCACTAGAAGAAACTTCAGAAGCTCTTCAAAAAATATTAGATGACGGAAAAGCAAGATATATAGGTGTATCGAATCTAAATGCTCATCAAATAGAAGAATTATGTGAATACATAGATATAGTTTCTACACAAAATTACTATAACATGTTAGTTAGAAATGTTGAAAAAGAACTGTTCCCTATTATTAACAAATTCAACCTAACTCTCATTCCCTATAGTCCTTTAGCTAAAGGACTACTTACCGGGAAAATGACCGAAGATTTTGAACCTTCAAAAAATGATCCAAGGTCAGGAGATAGAATATTTTGGGATAAAAAATTGTTCTTAGAAAATCTTGATAAGGTTGAAAAAATAAAAGAAATTTCTAATAGACTTGGAAAACCACTCTCGCAAATTGCTATAAATTGGCTATTATTTCATGAAGAAGTAAGTACTGTTATAGCAGGAACCAAAAATGAAAAACATTTGATTGAAAATATCAAAGCTAGTGATTGGGAAATGACTAAAGATTTAATTGAAGAAATAAATAAAATTTTGTTTTGA